The sequence below is a genomic window from Leptospira inadai serovar Lyme str. 10.
TCGTTATTAAAGGATTTGAAATCCCGCCTATTTCCGAATTTATCGCTTCATCCTACTTGGGATAACGCCTTGGTTCCGATCCGAATCGTTTATACGAGCCTCGTCGCCGTAACATTCGGGGTCATCTTCCGTTCGGAAACTCTGAGCAAGGCGTTTATTATGATATCGGGAATGTATTCCTATCGGACCGGCGAACTTCGGCCGTATATGTTCAAGTTCGGAATACCCGCCATCTTATGCGTGATTGTCGGACATTATCTAGGTTGGCTAATATTCGAAAAAGGGAAAAAAGTTCAAATTCCGGTATGGCTTGAATTTTCGCTCTATCCTTTCGGGGCCGTGCTCTTTGCCTTGCTCAGCCCGGACGCGGAAGTGCCCTTTATCTACTTCCAGTTTTAAGCGAGTAAAACGCTGGACAGATGCTTGCTTTGGTCGTATTTTGATTTCCTAATTCATGAATGACCCGGGTCAAAAGCCGAGAAGTCCGCGATTTTATCCGAAAGATTTTAATGAATACATTGTTCATGTGGAATCCGGGTTGATCACCCTAGAGGGCAAGCTGGGAAATATTTCCGAATCCGGAATATGCATTCTTATGCCCGGTGAAGATTTGCCGACAACCGTCGCCATCGAAGGCTCAGTGATCGAAAGGAAGACCGGGAAGCGACTCGAGTTTTTAGGCGACGTAGTTTGGTGTATCAGCAAACGGATCGGGACGAGGGAGAAATTCTTATACGGAATTCGATTCCGATTTCCTATGGAACTTACCGAATCTCTAATCTTAATCAACCTCTCCTTGGAAGGCTAAAAAATCCCGTTCCATTCTTGCCTTTCGCTTCGATTTACCTCTGTTCCTTTCCAGGTTATTTTTATTGCAAGACCTGAGGGAAAAGGTTTCGATGTCGGGAAAGGATTCTCATGGTCGAAAAGGAAACGCCCCATCGCAAGCTCACCGTCCGAGAAAAAGAAATCCAACTCCTAAAACTCATTCGGGAAGGCGACGACAAGGCCTACATCGAGCTGACCGGACCGTATCGAGAACGTCTATACCGAAAGGCGGTTTCGATGGTCAAAGACGGGGACGATGCGGAGGACATAGTTCAAGATGCCTTAATTTCAGGATATCGTTCCATAAAGAATTTTCGGGCCGAATCCGGCGTTTACACTTGGCTGTATCGTATCGTCGTAAATAAGTCCAAGGACCTGCTCGCAAAAAGAAAAAGAGCTCGAGAAAACTCGATGGACGATTCCGAGTTTCAAGTTACCGACAACCGATTGGGCTTCGAAAAAAAAATAGAACTTTCGGATGAGTCTAACTATCTAATTAAAAAGATAAACGAGCTCGAAGATATATACAAAGAAGTAATCGAGCTCCGGTATTTCGAGGAAATGTCCTATTCGCAAATTGCGGAGGTCCTCGGCTGTAATATCGGAACGGTTAAGAGTCGTCTATTTAAGGCAAAAGAATTCCTTAAACACCTGATCCAGCAAGATGGAAAGGGTGAGGGTTATTTCAGGTAGAAGGGTATGGAAAAAGAAGTTCAAGGTATACGCGTAAGGACGCGTTCCGCGCGCATATTGTCCGGTATTTTTGGAAACGAAGATGAGGAACTGATTCGCTTAGAAAATTCCCTGGTAAGGGCGATCTCCGAACTCAGGGATAAGGAATTGAACCAAATTCGGTTGCCGGATCATTTTGAGGTTCGTCTCCAGAATATGCTCAAGGACGTAAAAGTCGACGAAGAGAGCCTTTGGGATAAAATCACCCGCAATCTGATTTGGAATCGTTCGTTCCAGTACTCTTTAACTGCCAGTTTAGCCGTATTGGTCCTTGCCGTTGCAGTGGGCCGATTCTCTTCCCCTTCCAATACTCTTTCCGCAGAAAGATCGGGAACCCTCTCCTTGGGTAACGATCGAGAATTTATAGATTTACCTTCCTCGGCAAAAATAGGCCAAAATGAGAATTCTGAACGCTTATTAGAAGTCGCTAAAAATCCGGAGAGTCGTAAGATTCTAGAGTCCCTGCATCTGTATTTTATCGAAAAAGGCGATTCCCGGACTGCGGAAGAAATTCGGGCGATTATGGAATTCACCGCCGCAAAATAATAGATGCAAGTTTCTCTTTGAAGAAGGTGCGAACCACGAAAGGCCTGAGGAAACTCGGGCTTTTTTATTGTAGATTCGGAGACTTTACCTGGTTCTTCCAAGGCGCTTCTGGTAAAAATTAGGATCCAGAGAGTCCAGAATTCGTTTCGCTTCCTGAGCGGTCTCGGCATAGTAAACCGAGGCGCGAGAGTCCAGCAGGGCGCAGCATAGCTGGATCATTCTACATTTAATTTTTAGTTCGTAGCTTCCCTTTCGAAGTGCGAGGGAATCCTTGAGTCGATTCAATTCAGAACGATATTGTTCGATCTCCTTTTCTCCCAGCTTGCGGATTTCCCTAAAAATTCCGGTTTCCAGACAGAAAACGGGTATAGCTTCCTTTAGGTCGTTTTTATCCGAAAAATCGTCGTTCAAGGTTTCGATGGCTCTCCGGATAGGCTCGGCTTTTACGCAATCCAATCGGACCGCGCTGGGATCTTTTAAAAAAGCTTCCCTATACAAAAGTAAGCCCAAAGATTCGTTTCCGGATAAGTAAGTACATTCGGCGCGAAAGAAAAGTAGCTCGGGGGAAAATCGTTCCAGTCCGGAGGAGTCGCGTAAAACCTCCGAAGCGAGTTCCGTTTCTCCCGCTAATAATAAACGATAGGCTAATTCCGAGATGGTGGATGCGGGTAAAGATTGGATTCCTTCTTTGCGCAGCGCGATTCTCAACTGGTCCGTCGATTCTTTTAGAACGGAATCTTTGGCGGAAAGGTAGGCCAGGGATTTTGGGAGAGCTTTTTTTGCGTATATGAGTTCGAATTCTTTCAGGAATTCTAATAGAAGGCCGGCACGGTCCCGGCCTTCCCGAGAATGATGGATACGATCGATTCGGTGATCCCAGTACGATGATACGTAAAATCCTGCCGCGAAATCGGGATTTTCCGGATCCGATTCTAGGAGAAGATCAAACGCCTTTCTGGCGTGATCGAATTCCCCCTCTGATAAATGTCTGATTGCTTCTTCGTATTTCCTGTCGGAATCCATCAATGAGCGGCTTTTTTGTCGTGGTGCTTGCTTGCCTGTTTTACGATTTTATCTTCCAGTCCGTCGATGCAAGCGTATATATCCTTGTCTTCTTTATGGGCATTGAATTTATTTCCGTCCGCAGCCAGGTTCAAATTGGCATTTATAACGCCGTGGATTTGTTCGAACGATATTTCTAAGGAGACGACTTTCTGGACATACTTTCCGATTCGCTCCAGCTTCTTGCTTGCATAGTCCTCTGCCGCTGCCGAACGATCTAAATTCTTCCAAGTAAAAACGATTTTCATACTAGTATTCCTCCGTGGTCTTGCAAACTTCCAAACGCATGCAAAGATCCGCCAAGTCGGGATTCGTTTGGGAGTGGGTTTATCTGGACGGGAAAACGGGGAGGATTTGCCTCACCCGGAAAACTCGGAGTAAAAGTACGGGACAAAAGCCCGTCGTCAAATCAAAAAAAGCGCCCGCCCCGGAAGGGGCGGACCAGGGAAGTTAGAACTAGAGATGGGATGATTTAATCTTTGGAAGCAGCTAGTTCCTTGTTCAACGTTAGGCTTGGCTGTTTAAAAGCCAGGCTACACGCCTCCTGGTATTTTTTAAGGCCCTCTTCTTCTGCTTGGAGGGCGGAATCTAGGTCTCCCATTTTCTGGTAGATTTGGATTACTTCTTTAATATTCTCCAAGGCTTGGCAAGAACGGCCTAAGCGAAATTCTGAGATCGACTTCAGATAGAGAACTAGGGCAAATCCTTGGCTTTCGGTGTCCCCGATTTTTGTCCGAACAGCTAAAGATTGGTTGTAAAATGCGATTGCGGATTCATAGTCTCGAGTCTTCTGTCTCAGGCTCCCCAGGGCAGTTAGCTTGTTTGCAAGCTGAATATCTGACTCAGGAGTATAGTTTTTGAGCGAAGCCTCGACTGTTGAGGTCTCGGGATCTGCATAAAGAGCAGTGGAGATGCTTAAAACCAGGGCAATTTTAATAATTTTGTTCATCTTTTTATCTCCTTTTCCGAGGGTTCGCTACTATTAATGCAATTCCTGTGCCATTAATTTTGAAGGATTGGGAAAAAAATAAGTTTCTCCTAAGAATCCCGGTAATCTCGGTCGCTCGGCTATCGATTTCGCTTTCGTAAGAGAATTGAGTAGGTTTCATAACTGAAGGAAAGCGTAGCACGTCCGTTAAATTGCGCAATTGGCAGGGCCGTTAGGGATTCAGGGTGGCCAGTTAAGAAAGCGTTAAAAATCGGGGAATTCGCCGAAACCGAGCGGGAAACGGTTCGCTGTCTCAAGGGCGTCCTGGAGAATCGATTTTAAGGGGCCCTGCCGGATGATCGCGCTTCTCTAACTCTATGGAATGGCTATTTGCCTTCCCAGGGTAGAGTGTGAGGAAAGTCCGGACACCATGGAATCGCGGGACCGGGTAATCCCCGGAATTCTTCTCTTTCAAAAGAAGGGAAGGGTATGGAAAGTGCAGCAGAAAATAAACCGCCTCGAATTCGTTCGAGGTAAGGGTGAAACGGCGGGGTAAGAGCCCACCGCCATTCTTGTGAAAGAATGGGCAAGGTAAACCCTCCCCGGTGCAATCCCGAATAGGCGACCGTCAGTTGCGGATTCCGCAAGGTCGTGGGTAGGGAGCAAAGAGTTCGATCGGTAACTTTCGAACCAAGATAAATGATCATCGTCGGAAAGCTTCGAGAGAGGCCTTCCGATACAGAATCCGGCTTACAGGCAGGCCCCTTTTTTATTTTTCTTATAGTGAACGCGTATCAAAGATTTAAATAATACTAAAATACGTTCGCAATCATTCCCTTCCGACACGATGGAATGATTTTGATTTCAAACCGATGTAACTCTTCTAATTCGGGAATTATTCACTTTTCCCTAAAGTGGAATCTAAGTTTTCTGGTCTTATATGCCTAAACCCGAAAAATATCCGTATAGCTTATTTCAAAAAGTGGCCTGGGGGGATATGGATGCCTTCGGACATGTAAATAACGTGGTTTATGCGAAGTATTTCGAGACTGCGCGGGCCTCTTTTTTCGAAGAAAGGAAGCTCTGGGAATCTCCTCAGAAACCGAACGAGGGAGGGCCGGTGATTACTCATATCGAGATGGATTATCGCAAGCAGGTTCGTTTTCCCGAAACGATTGAAATCACTATAAAAGTGGAATCCGCAGGGAATCGATCCTTTTCCATGCTCTGTACTATGTGGAATGCCGAAGGGGAATGCGTCTTGACGGGGCATGCGGATTTTCTATGGTTTAACTTCTTAACCGGAAGGCCTACAGCGATTCCAGATGTCTACAAGGAGCATTTTTTTCAACAAGCGGGAGGATGAACTCGCGTTAAGCGGTTTAAAGGGATTTCTATATCAAGAATCTCTTTCTAGATTTCGTTTCGCACTTTCTTTATTCGCTTTTTTTGCGGGGTTCGGATTGCTGTTCGGCGATCCGTCGCAGAACGGATTGCAGGACCCTCGCTGGATTAGAATCCTTCATGTTTCACTGATCGGACTTTCCTTTTTTTGCAGCTACTGGATGCGTACGTTTCGAAATATCAGCGAATATATTTTGCTCTTTCATTTCGGATTGATGAGTATCCATTCCTACTACCTTTTATATTCGAACGGTCTCTATTTAGGTTATCTATTCGGAATGATTTTAGTGAGCCTAAGCGCCGGGGTTTCGTTTAATAACAGAAAGTTACTCATACCGTATCTATTGGTTTTTCTTTCCGTCGCCATTTTTGTGGGGATCAACTGCGTGAATCCCCGGATCGAAGTCGGAATGTATTATTTCGGAATCGTCTCTTCTTCCATATTGGCCGTTCTTATATTGGGATTTCGCCTCAAGACGTTCGATACACTGGTGCAAGCCGATGCGCAATTGGAGAAATTCCAAGCGAATATAGAGGAGGAACTCCAGCTCGCACAATCGACTCAGAAGAGTTTGGTGGATCTGGAATTTCCCGAAACGGGCGCCTTTAGAATTCATTCGTATTTTCGGCCTTTGGTGAGCGTGGGCGGTGACTTGATAAAATTGGAAGCGGGTTCGGACGGAAAATTGAATTTCTTCTTTGCGGACGCGGCAGGGCACGGAATTTCCGCGGCGATGGTTTCGGCTATGGCGGTCATGGCCTTCAAGATGACCGCTCCCCGAACGGATTCGCCGGCACGGGCCCTATCCTTAATTCACGAATCTCTAATGACCATGATCGGCGGTTTCTTTATCACTGCAGTGTATCTGAGATTGGATCCGAAAACGAAAGAGTTAGTTTACGCGTATGCGGGGCATCATCCTGCAGTGTTGATCGAAGATGACGGAAACGTCTCCCAACTGGAAGGTCGGGGAACGGTTCTGCTCGCCTTACCTCAACTTCGAAATCAAGATTATCGTAAAATCTTAAAGTCGGGGGATCGTATTCTCCTTTTTTCGGACGGTTTATTCGAATTCTTCGGAGAAGAACGGGAATTTTTCGGATACGACGCGTTCGTCTCCTTGGTCGAACAGAATTCCTCATTACGAGGGAAGCAATTATTGGACGTGTTAGGCGAGAATATCGCTTCCCTTCATCGGTCCGCCATGCTGGACGATATGACCATGCTTCTGATCGAAGTGGTTTAGAACGATCATCATCGGGGACTTAGAATTAAAAACCGCTTGCCCTAACCCCGATACCGAGTAAGATTCCGGCCTATGTGTGATACATTCGTTGCCACTCCGGATAGTACGGCTTCAGGGAAAATGATTTTTGGAAAGAATTCGGACAGGGAACCGAACGAGGCGCAATGCCTGGTTCGCTATCCCTCGGGAAAGCATTCTTCACCTACGACCAGAGTCACATATCGTGATATTCCCCAAGTTAAAGAGACCCATGAAATCCTGGTTTCCAAACCGTTTCATATGTGGGGCGCCGAAATGGGTGCGAATTCGAAAGGAGTCGTCATCGGCAACGAAGCCGTTTTTACGAAAATCCGCATAGAAGGAAAAAATAACGGTCTTACCGGAATGGATATGATTCGGGTCGCGCTTGAGCGATCCCGGAATTCCATAGAAGCCCTCGAATTAATCGTCGATCTTGTCGAAAAGTTCGGCCAAGACGCAGGCGGAGGATACTTAAATAAGAAATTCTTTTATCATAATAGTTTTATAGTCGCCGATGCCAAAGATGCGTACGTTCTGGAAACGGCGGGTCGTTTTTGGGCCTGGAAAAAAATAAGAGGGTTCTATTCCATTTCCAACGGATTAACGTTGGAATCCGATTACGATGATCTGCATCCTGACGCCATCGATTATGCGCGCAGTCAAGGTTGGCTTGCAAAAGGTGCGACGTTTTCTTTTAGGGAATCCTTTTCCGATTCCTTTTACACTACATTCAGTAAATGTAAAGTACGAAGAGACGTGACGATGCGGGTAGGGAATTCCGCCGGCGAAAAAATGAACGTTCGCAAAGCGATGGAAATTCTGCGATTGGAGGGTCAGGGTGGACCAAAATCGAAGGTAGGAGGAGGACCCGGCGGTTTTCCCCCCAGGGATTCCGGATTTTCCCCAGCAGGCTCGGGAATGGGTTCGGTGTGCCTGCACGCGACGGGGTTTACGGCTCCAAATCAAACGAACGGATCGTTTGTCGCGGAAATCGACACGGACGCAAAGCGTTCTCAGTTTTGGGCGACCGGCGCTTCCATTCCGGCGATTTCCATTTTTCTCCCTTTCTCCCTTCCCGGAACCGCCGCATCCGAAGGTACGATCGTTCAGCCTGGGGCTAGTCCGGATACCTCGCTTTGGTGGAGTCACGAAACCCTGTACAGGCTTTGCCTCAGAAATTACTCGGACGCTATTTCGGTTTTTAGTGCGGAATTAAAAGACGTGCAGGAATCGCTTTTGAAAAAAAGCCAGAGCATTCTCTTAAAAAAAGGGAAGAGCGTCGTAACGTTGGATACTTTATCGGAAGAAGCGATAGCCGAAGCCGTACGATCCTATCAAAAATGGAGGATGCAGGTCGCGGAATTAGCGGTTAAGGGAAGGCTCTTCACCCGCCCTTGGCTCGCTCCTCTTTACAGAGCTAGTTGGTTTATATGGAACAGAAAGGCTAGAATTACGGATTCCGTACTGACAGGAAAGGATCTACCTTTCGAGCCCGCATATTTATGAATTCCACCGAAAGCGAGAGGGATCTTGCGAAATAGAGATTGCCCTTGGGAAAAGAAACGGAAGTCCGTCGGCGACTAACATGACTGCTATAATTATCGGAAATGATACTACGAAAATTTTCATAGTAGGATGATTGTTTATAAAATCGTCGACCGATCCCGATAAGACCGACAGGATCACGAATGAAAGTATTACTTCGATTTCCATTCTATAAAAATCGCAGGATAGACCGACTGCTTTGATAATGGAGTCGACCAAAACGATGGTATCTAGTTCAATCATTCCTAGTACAGCACCGCGCAGGCAAAAGATTTTTTTTTCGTTTCAGACAGGGAACTTTTTTCTCCCGGTTCGATCTTATGGTGGATCTCGCTTGCGCGTTTGGCGTTTCAGAAAAGGCCTCCGGATAACATGATTGATTCTCTTCCGGAAACGTTAAAATCGCAGATGGCTATCGATTCATTCATACGATTTGTCGACCAACTAACCGCGAATCATAGAACGATTCTTAAACCGAGCGCGGCCATTCATCCGATGATCCGCCTCTGCGGAATCGATTTTGGGAGGGTTGCCGACCATGATGAATCAGGAGTGGAGATTGTCGATTCCGAGGACGAACTTCCGGAGCGGCGAGAGAAAACCGGGTCAAGAGAGAGTCTAATATTTGTGATTCCATTTCGAGCGGAAAATTTGTATAGAAATCTAGAAGGGCAATCGATTTCCGGCGGAGCGGAAAGAACCGATTTTGGGCGTGCAAAATGAAATTCCTGCCGAAAGAGTTTTTATCTCATCCTGTAGAAGGTAGGCGGTTGATCGGGAGCGCGCTGGGAGAAATTCTTCCGGCAAAACCCAGCTTATTAATCTTTCTACGACATCTAGGCTGTATTTTTTGTAGGGAAACCGTCGCGGATCTGAGATTAATGGCGGAATCGATTCCCGCTTTTCCACCCGTGCTATTCATATATCCCGACACGGTTCGGGATGGGGAGGAATTTTTTCAGAGATTTTGGCCCGAAGCGAGCGCGATCGGAGATCCGAAAACGATCCTTTTTCGATTGGCCGATCTTCAAGATGGCGGATTTCTGGAGCTAGCCGGACCCGAAGTTTGGGTGAGTGCGTTGCGCGCGGTTACGAAAGGAAATTTTTACGGAGTCCAGGGCCCTCACCTGCTGCAAATGCCCGGCGCCTTTTTGGTTTTAAAAGATCGGATTCTTTGGAAACATACATATCGTCATATAGGAGATCATCCTGATTGGACGAAATTGCCCGGTTGCACTCCGATTCCTTCGGAAGATTTTGATCCGGGAATTCTTCCCGCATAAGATTTTTTCCTAAATCAACCGATTCCGGATCGGATTTACTTCTTCAGAGTCCGTTTTCTCCAAGAAAAAAATCGAAAATTACGCCATATCTGAGGAATGAGCGGATAACGTGTATGCCCTTCGTACCGGAATTGCTGGATAAAAATCTTCGGTTCTATCGAATGAACTCATGCTGAATCGAGATCAAAAATTAAACGTATCAGTTCAAGAGTATTTTAAAACCGGCAGAAAGGAAGCGTTTCTGAGGGAAGCCTGGGTATGGGTTCGAGAAATCTGCATAGGCCGATTTCAATTGGACGAGGATGCAAGTTCGGAAGTGACTTTACATCTGATCCAAAATGCGGATCGATGTTTGGAGATTTTCCGAACAAGAAATTACAGTAACTTTCCGGCGTATCTAACGGTTTTTATTAAGAACTTAATTTTAAATCAAAGGAAAAAGGAAATTTCAAAAGGAAGGAGGGAAAAATTGATCCTCCTATCGGAAGAACGCGGGTATGATGAAAGCGCTAGCTTCGAGAGAAAGATCGTTTTAGAGGAAGAAAGCGTAAGCGTTTTGGTCCGGAAAACTTTGTCCGAACTCTCTCCGTTGGCCTGCCTGATCGTGAAAATGAAGCATCAGATTCGATTGGACCTGCGGGATATCCGGTTATTGCGGTCCAGGCTGAAATTGATCGACATGAGATTTAGGACTTATCTTACCGAGGACGAAGAGGAAGTCAGAACTCATAGACTGAGAAGGAAAGCGATTTCGGACCAATTATTGGTATTCTTCGGGCGAATTCACACCGCCGATCGGGCTGCAGTAAATAAATGGAGACAAAGAAAGCGCGATTGGCTCCGTAAAATGGACCGTATCAATGAAGAAAAGAGTTTTCGTCGAATTAGCGCCTATTTAAGTTTTAGCGAACATAGCGTTCGCAGAATTTATTACGATGCGATTCGAACGATTCGGGACCGTAGCTATTGGAAGGAGATCGGAATGTCCAAGGTCGCTTAACGACCGGTTATGGATCCGGTTTGACGGTCGGTATCCAAAGTTTCCGGAAAATTTTGGATTTATTTCGCAAGGACGAAAGTTCGGCGAGCAGATTCGTAACGGCACGATGACCGGCCTCCATACCTCGGGTAACGGACCGATTTAATAATCTCGCACTCGTACTTACCATACTTAACTCGGAAATCTTGGGAGATATGACTCGAATCTTGATTCCTTTAGGCGGCGATTGCATGATTTTTACCGCGCGATTGTACATCGTGTGATGAACTTTCGTAATCATATGATAGAGTTTTTTATCCGATGGATAGGACAACCATCCCTGGATATTCGGAATCGGGTCCGAAAGATCTTCCTTCGGAGAGTTCAATACGACGGTGATATCCTTGTAGCCGGCCTCGATTACTTTTTCCAACGGAATCGGATCGGAAATCCCTCCGTCCCCAAAGTATTCCTCCTCCAATTTCCATTTTCCCCGAGTGGCGATGGGTAAAGAGGTGGCTGCTTTCAATAAATGGAATACGTTCGACGCCGTTGCACGGACGTATTCGGCCCTGATTTTGGCTAAATTAGTTACGACGACATAGAAAGGAGCCGTTTCTTTTTTTTCCAGATATTCCGAAGGGAGACGATACTTGGCACCGAATAAATAATCGATCAGATACTCCTGGTCTAGAATCGTTTTTCCTTTAAACGGGTTTAGCAGGTTGATAAGCTTATTCCCTACTAATTCTTTCCTCCAAATGTCCAGAATTCGAAGACTTTCTTCTTGGTTGACCTCGTAGCCGGTCGTATAATATGCCGCGGCGCAGGATCCGGACGAAACTCCTACGATTAAATCAAAGAATGTAGAAGGCACATATTGATTTAGGGCGTATAAAGCTCCTCCTGCGAAGGATCCTTTCATACCTCCTCCTGCTACGACCAAGGCTCTCGATTGTTTTTTTGCGTGGGGAAGGGAGTTTGAACTCGGGGATTTATCAAATTCTCCCGGAGAAAAATAAGAACTCATTAGATTCTAGGATTTGTAGAACGGGAGGTTTCGCAAGCAGGATGCAAGTGCTCAGTTTAAAAACTCGGTTCGATTTTTCGGCGATTTTCCCCCTTTTTTGCAACCTAAAATTACCAATTTTCTTGCCCATAAGTGATACAAATGGCATAATTTATGCGCAAAAAGTGAGAATTTACTCGTTAAAGAATTGACTTAGGAATTCTTCCTATCAATCGTCTAAGAAGCACATGCAATTTGCCGTCGTAAATACTAGGGAGAGAATCGGGAAAAGATTCAAAATTTTCCAAGGCGCGATTTTGAGCGTCCTTCTCTACTCCCTCGCGATGGACGCCGTAATCGATACCATCGATATCTGGAACGGCGATTGGTCCGGTATTAGCCGGGAGTTTTTGATCCTCAAAAACCCCAGGTATAATATTCACGAACGAGAAGGCTTGTATACCGGGTCCTATTTTGAGTCCCAGACCAAGGAAGAATCGGGTGATGAGCCTCTTCCTCTACTCGGTTTTCAATTAATCGAGCCCAATTCCGACAGCTTTTTTATGGATATCTCGGGAGGACTAACGGTCTTCCCTCTACTACTCTATTTTTTCCTCTCTCTGCCGCCTCCTACAATATTCTAATGTTAGAGATCATTTTAGAATTTGGGAAAAACTATGACCCGGGTTCTACGGATGGAAGGGTGGGGGTCGCTTTAGGCCGCTTCGCCTCCTTGTTAGAAAAAGAGGAAATATTATTTTTATGTCAATTATTCACACGAAAGATCTGGTAAAGCCAGTTGAAAACGGTACAATGGAATTACAAAAGGAGCTCGGGTACGAATTTTACGGAAGGCATTTGATGACCGATTTTGTCGGATGCCAAATCGATTTAGACGACGCCGAGCAAATTGCGAAGGATATGGAAGAAGCGATCGTTTCGATCGGAGCTACGATCCTGAATAAGGTAGAACATCGATTTGATCCGCACGGAGTCACGATTCTATTCTTGCTTTCGGAGTCGCATGCAAGCATTCACACGTATCCCGAGTTTAATTCCTGCTTTTTGGACATATTTACTTGCGGTAAAACGATCGATGTTATCCCTTTCGGTGCTTACCTGCAAAATTTATGGAAACCTACTAGGGTAATCAATCGTTATGAGGAGCGATCTGCCTAAGACACAGACGCTAAAGGAAAGTAAAATGGATCCGACTACAAAGTCGTGGTTTACCGAGCAGGTAGACTATCGCGAGATGCACCAGTTCTTAAAAGAGAAGAACTCAACTAGCTTCCGGACAGAATTCCAGCAAGTCGAGTTGCACAATCTTACAGCTTTTGGAAGAACGATGGTGCTAGATGGCGCTGTGCAATCTGCCGAGGCTGACGAGCATTTGTTTCACGAATGCTTGGTTCAGCCGGCGATGCTAGCCCATCCTGAACCTAAGAAAGTTTTGATTCTGGGAGGCGGAGAAGGCGCGACCCTGCGAGAAGTTCTGAAGCACCCGAGTGTAGAATTGGCCGTGATGGTGGATATCGA
It includes:
- a CDS encoding patatin-like phospholipase family protein; this translates as MSSYFSPGEFDKSPSSNSLPHAKKQSRALVVAGGGMKGSFAGGALYALNQYVPSTFFDLIVGVSSGSCAAAYYTTGYEVNQEESLRILDIWRKELVGNKLINLLNPFKGKTILDQEYLIDYLFGAKYRLPSEYLEKKETAPFYVVVTNLAKIRAEYVRATASNVFHLLKAATSLPIATRGKWKLEEEYFGDGGISDPIPLEKVIEAGYKDITVVLNSPKEDLSDPIPNIQGWLSYPSDKKLYHMITKVHHTMYNRAVKIMQSPPKGIKIRVISPKISELSMVSTSARLLNRSVTRGMEAGHRAVTNLLAELSSLRNKSKIFRKLWIPTVKPDP
- the speD gene encoding adenosylmethionine decarboxylase, whose translation is MSIIHTKDLVKPVENGTMELQKELGYEFYGRHLMTDFVGCQIDLDDAEQIAKDMEEAIVSIGATILNKVEHRFDPHGVTILFLLSESHASIHTYPEFNSCFLDIFTCGKTIDVIPFGAYLQNLWKPTRVINRYEERSA